The Pseudomonas sp. G2-4 genome window below encodes:
- a CDS encoding efflux transporter outer membrane subunit, which produces MPRCISRELKTLSVWLLTLTISGCIGTGGIAPHGEALSANQLATDAAIREAARDAHWPTRQWWNAYGDRQLDRWIDLAMQGSPSLAMAVARVRQAKAMAGVAEARESLQINGEATLKRHNWPSDQFYGPGELADTTTWDNNAGLGLSYALDLWGRERNASERAVDLAHVSVAEARQAQLELQNNIVRTYIQFSLHHAQRDIVAATLHQQEQILELAQKRLAGGIGTHFEVSQAQAPLPETHRQLDALDEAIALSRNQLAALAGKGPGAGAALQRPTLVLGAPLKLPSALPAELLGQRPDVVAGRWQVAAQARGIDVARAGFYPNVDLVGSLGYMATGGGPLEFLTGKKLTYSVGPAITLPIFDGGRLRAQLGEAAAGYDIAVAHYNQTLVNALKSISDQLIRRESMDKQQVFAAESVAAAQRTYDIALVAFQRGLTDYLNVLNAQSLLFKQQQVQQQVEAARLSAHADLVTALGGGLDAGSDAPDLSHAPWRGSLLPLDCAAVPSSGCCAPKREQAPSPRCVSSVQ; this is translated from the coding sequence GTGCCGCGTTGCATCAGCAGAGAGCTGAAGACTCTCAGTGTTTGGCTTTTAACGTTAACCATCAGCGGTTGCATCGGCACGGGGGGCATTGCACCGCACGGCGAGGCGTTGTCGGCCAATCAACTGGCCACCGATGCAGCGATCCGCGAGGCTGCCCGCGACGCCCACTGGCCCACCCGCCAATGGTGGAACGCCTATGGTGATCGGCAACTGGATCGTTGGATCGACTTGGCCATGCAAGGCAGCCCGAGCCTGGCCATGGCCGTCGCCCGCGTGCGGCAGGCCAAGGCGATGGCCGGTGTCGCCGAGGCTAGGGAGTCGCTGCAGATCAACGGTGAAGCGACCCTCAAGCGCCACAACTGGCCCTCCGATCAGTTCTACGGTCCTGGCGAACTGGCTGACACCACCACCTGGGACAACAACGCAGGTCTAGGCTTGAGCTATGCCCTAGACCTTTGGGGCCGTGAGCGCAACGCCAGCGAACGGGCAGTCGACTTGGCTCACGTCAGCGTGGCTGAGGCTCGGCAAGCGCAACTGGAATTGCAGAACAACATCGTGCGCACCTACATCCAGTTTTCGTTGCACCACGCCCAGCGCGATATCGTTGCCGCAACGCTCCATCAACAAGAGCAGATTCTCGAGCTGGCGCAAAAGCGCCTGGCCGGCGGCATCGGCACCCATTTCGAAGTCAGCCAAGCCCAGGCGCCGCTGCCCGAGACCCATCGCCAACTCGACGCCCTCGATGAAGCCATTGCCTTGAGCCGTAATCAACTGGCGGCGCTGGCGGGCAAGGGGCCAGGAGCGGGCGCAGCTCTGCAACGCCCGACCCTGGTCCTCGGTGCGCCTTTGAAGCTGCCGTCGGCATTGCCCGCCGAACTGCTTGGCCAGCGTCCGGATGTGGTTGCCGGGCGTTGGCAAGTGGCCGCACAGGCACGGGGTATCGATGTCGCTCGGGCCGGTTTTTATCCCAACGTCGACCTGGTGGGCAGCCTCGGCTACATGGCCACCGGCGGCGGGCCGCTGGAGTTCCTGACCGGCAAGAAACTCACCTACAGCGTCGGCCCGGCCATCACGTTGCCGATCTTCGACGGCGGACGCCTGCGTGCACAGTTGGGCGAGGCTGCGGCCGGCTATGACATCGCCGTGGCTCACTACAACCAGACACTGGTGAATGCTCTCAAGAGCATTTCCGACCAGTTGATCCGCCGTGAGTCGATGGACAAGCAACAAGTCTTCGCCGCTGAATCGGTAGCCGCTGCGCAGCGCACCTACGACATTGCCCTGGTGGCGTTCCAGCGCGGGCTGACCGACTACCTCAACGTGCTCAACGCTCAAAGCCTGTTGTTCAAGCAGCAACAGGTGCAACAGCAGGTGGAGGCGGCGCGCCTGAGTGCCCATGCCGATCTGGTGACGGCGCTGGGAGGTGGGCTCGACGCCGGTAGTGACGCCCCTGACTTGAGCCATGCCCCGTGGCGAGGGAGCTTGCTCCCGCTGGACTGCGCAGCAGTCCCCTCAAGTGGATGCTGCGCACCCAAGCGGGAGCAAGCTCCCTCGCCACGATGCGTAAGCAGCGTCCAATGA
- a CDS encoding LysR family transcriptional regulator — protein sequence MDTLQNMRAFSCVAEAGSFTAAAQQLDTTTANVSRAVSNLEAHLQTRLLNRTTRRIALTEAGKRYLLRCEQILAYVEEAEAEASDAHARPAGQLKVHTMTGIGQHFVIDAIARYRKTHPDVTFDLTLANRVPDILDEGYDVSIVLASELPDSGFVSQRLGITYSIVCASPAYVKASGCPQTPSDLLNHACLRLVSPVIPLEKWVFDGPEGQEMVTINSSPFLVNSADAMKTAITSGMGVGVLPVYAAIEGLRNGTLVRVMPNYRSQELNLYAIYPSRQYLDAKIKTWVEYLRGSLPEILAAHQSELTAYELSGSLAGARAAN from the coding sequence ATGGACACTTTGCAAAACATGCGCGCGTTCAGCTGCGTCGCCGAAGCGGGCAGCTTCACCGCCGCTGCCCAGCAGCTCGATACCACGACAGCCAACGTCTCGCGCGCGGTTTCCAATCTGGAAGCCCATCTGCAAACCCGCCTGCTCAACCGCACCACCCGCCGCATTGCCCTGACCGAGGCTGGTAAACGCTACTTGCTGCGCTGCGAGCAGATCCTGGCGTATGTCGAGGAAGCCGAAGCCGAGGCCAGCGATGCCCATGCACGCCCTGCCGGGCAATTGAAGGTGCATACCATGACCGGTATCGGCCAGCATTTCGTGATCGACGCCATCGCCCGTTATCGCAAGACCCATCCAGACGTGACGTTCGACCTGACCCTGGCCAACCGCGTACCAGACATCCTCGACGAGGGTTACGACGTTTCCATCGTGCTCGCCAGCGAGTTGCCGGATTCGGGTTTCGTTTCCCAGCGCCTGGGCATCACCTACAGCATCGTCTGCGCTTCGCCTGCCTACGTGAAAGCCAGCGGCTGCCCGCAAACACCCAGCGACCTGCTCAACCACGCCTGCCTGCGCCTGGTCAGCCCGGTCATTCCGCTGGAAAAATGGGTGTTCGACGGCCCGGAAGGCCAGGAAATGGTCACCATCAACAGCTCACCGTTTTTGGTGAACTCCGCCGATGCCATGAAAACCGCGATCACCAGCGGCATGGGCGTGGGCGTATTGCCGGTGTACGCCGCCATCGAAGGCCTGCGCAACGGCACGCTGGTGCGGGTCATGCCCAACTACCGCTCCCAGGAACTGAACCTCTACGCCATCTACCCTTCGCGCCAATACCTGGATGCGAAAATCAAGACCTGGGTCGAGTACCTGCGCGGTTCGCTGCCGGAGATCCTGGCGGCGCACCAGTCCGAGCTGACGGCTTATGAGTTGAGTGGAAGCCTGGCGGGTGCACGGGCAGCGAACTGA
- a CDS encoding efflux RND transporter periplasmic adaptor subunit, with protein sequence MHIQKKTVLLVALLVALAALVLWYVMKPATAKSAAPAAVPVRVVSVVQKDVPRFASGIGTVLSLHSVVIRPQIDGILTRLLVKEGQLVKKGDLLATIDDRSIRASLDQARAQLGESQAQLAVAQVNLKRYKLLSVDDGVSKQTYDQQQALVNQLKATAQGNQAAIDSAQVQLSYTQIRSPVSGRVGIRNVDKGNFLRTSDTEGLFTVTQIDPIAVEFSLPQQMLPTLQRLIAAPEQALVKAYIGTDGTTGDMLGEGRLSLIDNQINANTGTLRAKAEFPNAAQRLWPGQLVTLKIQTALDKDALVVPPTVVQRGLEQHFVYRVKGDKVESVPVVMVYQDSDMHIIKGVNAGDQLVSDGQSRLKPGTSIQVLSDPPALAKSSEPQP encoded by the coding sequence ATGCACATCCAGAAAAAAACCGTCCTGCTCGTCGCGCTCCTGGTCGCCCTGGCGGCCCTCGTCCTCTGGTATGTCATGAAGCCTGCCACCGCCAAATCCGCTGCGCCCGCCGCTGTTCCGGTACGGGTTGTCAGCGTCGTGCAAAAGGATGTGCCGCGCTTTGCCAGTGGCATCGGTACCGTCCTGTCGCTGCACAGCGTGGTGATCCGCCCGCAGATCGACGGCATCCTCACCAGGCTGCTGGTCAAGGAAGGGCAACTGGTCAAGAAGGGTGACCTGCTGGCGACCATCGACGACCGTTCCATCCGCGCCAGCCTCGACCAGGCCCGGGCCCAGCTCGGCGAGAGCCAGGCGCAACTGGCGGTGGCCCAGGTCAATCTCAAGCGCTACAAATTACTCAGTGTCGACGACGGCGTATCGAAGCAGACCTACGACCAGCAACAGGCGCTGGTCAATCAGCTCAAGGCCACCGCCCAGGGCAATCAGGCGGCCATCGATTCGGCGCAGGTGCAGTTGTCCTACACCCAGATCCGCTCCCCGGTGAGCGGTCGCGTTGGCATTCGCAACGTGGACAAAGGCAATTTCCTGCGCACCAGCGACACCGAAGGCCTGTTCACCGTGACCCAGATCGACCCGATCGCGGTGGAGTTCTCCCTGCCCCAGCAAATGCTGCCCACCCTGCAACGGTTGATCGCCGCGCCCGAGCAAGCCTTGGTCAAGGCTTACATCGGTACCGATGGCACCACCGGGGATATGCTCGGTGAGGGTCGGTTGAGCCTCATCGATAACCAGATCAACGCCAACACTGGAACCCTGCGGGCCAAGGCTGAATTCCCCAACGCCGCGCAACGGCTGTGGCCAGGACAGCTGGTGACCCTGAAGATCCAGACCGCGCTCGATAAAGATGCCCTGGTGGTTCCACCCACCGTGGTCCAACGGGGCCTGGAGCAACACTTCGTCTATCGGGTCAAGGGCGACAAAGTCGAGAGTGTGCCGGTGGTGATGGTTTACCAGGACAGCGACATGCACATCATCAAAGGTGTGAACGCCGGTGATCAACTGGTGAGTGACGGCCAGTCACGGCTCAAGCCGGGCACCAGCATCCAGGTACTCAGTGATCCGCCGGCCCTGGCCAAGTCTTCGGAGCCGCAGCCATGA
- a CDS encoding multidrug efflux RND transporter permease subunit gives MKGRGSVSAWCIDHPIATVLLTFALVLLGFIAFPKLPVAPLPEAEFPTIQVNAQLPGASPETMASSVATPLEVQFSAIPGVTQMTSTSALGSTNLILQFSLDKSIDTAAQEVQAAINTAAGKLPNDMPNLPTWRKVNPADSPVLILSISSSLMPGTELSDYVETLLARQISQIDGVGQIYITGQQRPAIRVQASADRLAAIGLTLADIRVALQQASLNLAKGALYGESSVSTLSTNDQLFQPEEYGELIVSYKDGAPVYLKDIAKVVNGSENAYVQAWSDNEPGVNLVIFRQPGANIVETVDRIQAALPTLQAMLPAAVQVKVLIDRTQTIRASLHEVEITLLIAVLLVVAVMALFLRQLSATLIVSAVLGVSLTASFALMYVMGFSLNNLTLVAIVISVGFVVDDAIVVVENIHRHLEAGDGMREAAIKGAGEIGFTVMSISFSLIAAFIPLLFMGGVVGRLFKEFALTATSTILISVVVSLTLAPTLAALFMRAPVHHAHTKAGFGERLLGWYERGLLRALAHQKLMIGVFGLTLALAVVGYVFIPKGFFPVQDTGLVLGTSEAAADVSFPDMVAKHKALAEIVAADPAVQTFSHSVGVSGNNQTIANGRFWIALKPRGERDVSASEFIDRIRPKLLKIPGVVLYLRAGQDINLSSGPSRAQYQYVLKSNDGPTLNTWTQKLTDKLRGNPAFRDISNDLQLGGSITHINIDRSAAARFGLTASDVDQALYDAFGQRQINEFQTETNQYNVILELDTAQRGKAESLAYFYLRSPLSGEMVPLSALARFDAPSSGPLSIAHDGMFPAANLSFNLAPGVALGDAVRMLDQAKNEIGMPTAIAGNFQGAAQAFQSSLASQPWLILAALVAVYIILGVLYESFVHPLTIISTLPSAGLGALIMLWLLGKDFSIMALIGLVLLIGIVKKNGILMIDFALDAQRNSGLSPQEAIFQACLTRFRPIIMTTLAALLGALPLMLGYGPGAELRQPLGIAVVGGLLVSQALTLFTTPIIYLWLERLFHRPVHSPESAPTTAQTSTN, from the coding sequence ATGAAGGGCCGCGGTTCGGTGTCAGCGTGGTGCATCGACCATCCCATCGCCACGGTGCTGCTGACGTTTGCCTTGGTACTGCTGGGATTCATCGCCTTTCCCAAACTGCCGGTCGCGCCATTGCCGGAGGCGGAATTCCCGACCATCCAGGTCAACGCCCAATTGCCCGGCGCCAGCCCCGAAACCATGGCTTCGTCGGTGGCGACCCCGCTGGAGGTGCAATTCAGCGCCATCCCCGGCGTCACCCAGATGACCTCCACCAGCGCCTTGGGCTCCACCAACCTGATCCTGCAGTTCAGCCTCGACAAAAGCATCGACACCGCGGCCCAGGAAGTACAGGCAGCCATCAACACCGCCGCCGGCAAACTGCCCAACGACATGCCAAACCTGCCCACCTGGCGAAAGGTCAACCCGGCCGATAGCCCGGTGCTGATCCTCAGCATCAGCTCCAGCCTGATGCCTGGCACCGAACTGAGCGACTACGTCGAAACCCTGCTGGCGCGTCAGATCAGCCAGATCGACGGCGTAGGACAAATCTATATCACCGGCCAGCAGCGTCCGGCGATCCGTGTCCAGGCCTCGGCTGACCGACTCGCCGCCATCGGCCTGACCCTGGCCGACATTCGCGTGGCCCTCCAGCAAGCCAGCCTCAACCTGGCCAAGGGCGCCCTGTACGGCGAATCGAGTGTTTCCACCCTGTCCACCAACGACCAGTTGTTCCAGCCGGAGGAGTACGGTGAGTTGATCGTGTCCTACAAGGATGGCGCACCGGTTTACCTCAAGGACATCGCCAAGGTCGTCAACGGTTCGGAAAACGCCTACGTCCAGGCCTGGTCCGACAACGAGCCGGGGGTCAACCTGGTGATCTTCCGGCAACCGGGGGCGAACATCGTCGAGACCGTCGACCGCATCCAGGCCGCCTTGCCGACACTGCAAGCCATGTTGCCCGCCGCCGTGCAGGTCAAGGTGCTGATCGACCGTACCCAGACCATCCGTGCCTCGCTGCATGAGGTGGAAATCACCTTGCTGATCGCCGTGCTGCTGGTGGTGGCGGTGATGGCCCTGTTCCTGCGCCAGTTGTCGGCGACCCTGATTGTCTCGGCGGTGCTGGGCGTGTCGCTGACCGCCAGTTTCGCCCTGATGTACGTGATGGGCTTCAGCCTGAACAACCTGACCCTGGTGGCGATCGTCATCTCGGTGGGGTTCGTGGTGGACGACGCGATTGTGGTGGTGGAGAACATCCACCGGCACCTGGAGGCCGGCGACGGCATGCGTGAGGCGGCGATCAAGGGCGCCGGCGAAATCGGGTTTACGGTGATGTCCATCAGCTTCTCGCTGATCGCCGCGTTCATTCCCTTGCTGTTCATGGGCGGCGTGGTCGGACGTCTGTTCAAGGAGTTTGCCCTGACCGCCACCTCGACCATCCTGATTTCGGTGGTGGTGTCCCTGACCCTGGCGCCGACATTGGCCGCGCTGTTCATGCGCGCCCCGGTGCATCATGCGCACACCAAGGCGGGGTTCGGCGAGCGTCTGCTGGGCTGGTATGAGCGGGGCCTGCTTCGGGCGCTGGCTCATCAGAAGCTGATGATCGGCGTGTTCGGCCTGACCCTGGCGCTGGCCGTGGTGGGCTACGTGTTCATCCCCAAGGGGTTCTTCCCGGTGCAGGACACCGGCCTGGTGCTGGGCACCAGCGAAGCCGCCGCCGATGTGTCATTCCCGGACATGGTGGCCAAGCACAAGGCCCTTGCCGAAATCGTTGCCGCCGACCCGGCAGTGCAGACCTTTTCCCATTCCGTCGGCGTCTCGGGCAACAACCAGACCATCGCCAACGGCCGCTTCTGGATCGCCCTCAAGCCTCGGGGCGAGCGTGACGTGTCGGCCAGCGAGTTCATCGACCGGATCCGCCCAAAACTGCTGAAAATCCCCGGCGTGGTGCTCTACCTCAGGGCCGGGCAGGACATCAACCTCAGCTCCGGCCCCAGCCGCGCCCAGTATCAATACGTGCTCAAGAGCAACGACGGGCCGACGCTCAACACCTGGACGCAAAAACTCACCGACAAGTTGCGGGGCAACCCGGCGTTCCGCGATATCTCCAACGACCTGCAACTGGGCGGCAGCATCACCCACATCAACATCGACCGCAGCGCGGCTGCGCGCTTCGGCCTCACCGCCAGCGATGTCGACCAGGCCCTGTACGACGCCTTCGGCCAACGGCAGATCAATGAATTCCAGACCGAGACCAACCAATACAACGTGATCCTGGAACTCGACACCGCGCAACGGGGCAAGGCCGAAAGCCTGGCGTATTTCTACCTGCGCTCGCCCTTGAGTGGGGAGATGGTGCCGCTCTCGGCCCTGGCCCGCTTCGACGCACCGAGCAGCGGCCCGCTGTCCATTGCCCACGACGGTATGTTCCCGGCCGCCAACCTGTCGTTCAACCTGGCGCCTGGCGTGGCCTTGGGAGACGCGGTGCGCATGCTCGACCAGGCCAAGAACGAGATCGGCATGCCGACTGCCATCGCCGGTAATTTCCAGGGCGCCGCCCAGGCGTTCCAGAGTTCCCTGGCCAGCCAGCCATGGCTGATCCTTGCGGCGTTGGTGGCGGTGTACATCATTCTCGGCGTGCTCTACGAGAGCTTCGTGCATCCATTGACGATCATCTCCACCTTGCCCTCAGCCGGCCTCGGCGCGCTGATCATGCTCTGGCTGTTGGGCAAGGATTTTTCAATCATGGCGCTGATCGGGCTGGTACTGCTGATCGGGATCGTCAAGAAAAACGGCATCCTGATGATCGACTTCGCCCTCGACGCCCAGCGCAATAGCGGGCTGTCGCCCCAGGAAGCGATTTTCCAGGCGTGCCTGACAAGGTTCCGCCCCATCATCATGACAACACTGGCCGCCCTGCTCGGTGCCCTGCCGCTGATGCTTGGCTACGGCCCCGGCGCGGAATTGCGCCAGCCCTTGGGCATCGCGGTGGTGGGCGGCCTGTTGGTGAGCCAGGCGCTGACGCTGTTCACCACGCCGATCATATACTTGTGGCTTGAGCGACTGTTTCATCGGCCCGTCCATTCGCCAGAATCTGCGCCGACGACGGCACAGACGTCCACAAACTGA
- a CDS encoding heavy metal response regulator transcription factor codes for MRVLIIEDEEKTADYLHRGLTEQGYAVDVAPDGIEGLHLALETDYAVIVLDVMLPGLDGFGVLRALRARKQTPVIMLTARERVEDRIKGLRDGADDYLGKPFSFLELVARLQALTRRSGGHEPVQVSIADLWIDLISRKATRAGQRLDLTAKEFSLLSVLARRQGEILSKTAIAEMVWDINFDSDANVVEVAIKRLRAKLDGPFEQKLLHTIRGMGYVLESRSNDLP; via the coding sequence ATGCGCGTTCTGATCATCGAAGACGAAGAAAAAACCGCGGACTACCTGCATCGCGGCCTGACCGAACAGGGCTACGCCGTGGACGTCGCGCCGGACGGCATCGAGGGGTTGCACCTGGCCCTGGAAACCGACTACGCCGTGATCGTGCTCGATGTGATGCTGCCAGGGCTGGACGGTTTCGGCGTGCTACGGGCCCTGCGTGCCCGCAAGCAGACACCGGTGATCATGCTCACGGCCCGTGAGCGGGTCGAAGACCGCATCAAGGGCCTGCGCGACGGCGCCGACGACTACCTGGGCAAGCCCTTCTCCTTTCTGGAACTGGTGGCCCGCCTGCAAGCCCTTACCCGCCGCAGTGGCGGCCATGAACCGGTGCAAGTGAGCATCGCCGACCTGTGGATCGACCTGATCAGCCGCAAGGCCACTCGCGCGGGTCAACGCCTGGACCTGACGGCCAAGGAGTTTTCCCTGCTCAGCGTCCTGGCCCGTCGCCAAGGCGAAATCCTCTCGAAAACCGCCATCGCCGAAATGGTCTGGGACATCAACTTCGACAGCGATGCCAACGTGGTGGAAGTGGCGATCAAACGCCTGCGGGCCAAGCTCGATGGGCCGTTCGAGCAAAAGCTGCTGCACACCATCCGCGGGATGGGCTATGTGCTGGAGAGTCGAAGCAATGACCTTCCCTAA